The DNA sequence CCGGAACGGCGGGTCAACTGGCCGCCGGGCGACCGTGACCGACGGATACGCGCACCTCCGATGGCCGGGGGAACAGCGCGCTCTGGGGAGGCGTCGTGGACGACTACGCGGGTCGGGTGCTTGCCGACCGCTACCGCCTTCCGCTGCCCCCGTCCGATGGGTACGAACTGGCCGAGACCCGGGCGTTTGATACGTACAGCGGACAGGAAGTCCTGGTCCGTCAGGTGCCGTTGCCGGAGATCGTGGACGCGGAGGTGCTCGACGCCGACGGACAGCCCTCCGTGTCCGGACGCGCCACCGGGCGAGCGGTCCGCGGCGGAGCGGACCCGGCGGTCCGGAGGGCGATCGAGGCCGCGCAGGCCGCCGCCCAGGTGCCCGATCACCCCCGGCTCGACCAGGTCTTCGACGTGTTCGCCGAAGCGGGCTCGCTGTGGATAGTGAGCGAGCTCGTCGCGGCCCGCCCGCTCGCCGCCCTCCTCGCCGAACGCCCCCTCACCCCCTACCGGGCGGCCGAGATCGGCTCCGACGTGCTCACCGCCCTGCGGGTGCTGCACGCCCACGGCTGGACGCACCGCAACATCACCGTGCGCACGGTCCTGGTCTGCGACGACGGCCGCGTCATGCTCACCGGTCTCGCGGCGGGCGCCGCCGAGGAGGCGCTCTGCGGATACGCCCCCGGGCCGGCGCCCGACACCGACCCGGTGGCAGGCCCCACGACATACGGCATCCCGGCCGTCGACCATGCCGCGCCGGGCGAGTTCGGCGGGTTCCACGCGCTCCCGCCGGCCAGGAGCGAAGCGGAACACGCGACCGACGAGGGCTACGGATCCGTCGAGCGCTACGCGGACGACGAGCGCTACGCGGACGACGAGGAGTACGCGGACGTCGAGGAGTACGCCGACGTTCAGGAGTACGCCGATGCCGACGGCGGCGAGGTCCGGGAGGACGGCGGGGGCAGGGCGGGCCGAGGGCTCTCCGTCCCGTCGCTGCCGGAGGGATACGTGCCGCGCCGGGACGACAGCCGGGCCGATGACCGGGACGGTGACCGGGCCGACGACCGCGACGGTGACCGGGCCGACGGCCGGTTCGGAGGGCCGTACGACCTGCCGCAGGGCCGGGAAGCCGAGCCCTTCGGGCCGCACGCCGGCCAGGAGATCGTCCCGCGCCCCGCCGCCCCCGCCGTCCCGTACACCGCCGTCCCGCCCCCCGCCGAGCCGGGCGCCGCGAGCGCCGCCCAGCTGCGCGCCGCGCGCGCCGGGGCCATCGCCGCCTACCGGGCGGGCGCACGGGCCGCCGCCCGGGTCGCCGAGGACCGGCAGCAGACCGACCGCGCCCCCGCCGACCTCACGAAGTCGCCGCCGGAAGGGCGCCCGGGTGCCAACGGCGGCACCGAAGGCGGAGCCGACGAGGACGGGGACACCGGCGTCCTCCCGCCGCAGCGCCCCGTCCCCGGCGCCCCGTCCCCGGATTCCCTCGTGGCCCCCCGGCCGGCCGGCCCCTGGGGCATCCCCGCCGAGGACCCCTACGACGACGAGGACGACGAGGACGACGAGGACGGCCCCCGCCCGGCGGGCCGCCGCGTCCACCTCGCCGGGACCTGGGACGACGGGCCCGGTGCGCGGCCCGTCTCCGCGGGCGGCTCCGGCGAGGACGCGCTGCGCGCCGACTCCCGGCGGCCCGGCGCGCAGCCCCCCGCTCCCCAGCAGCTCGCCCGCACCGCGCCCCGGGACGGGCGGACCGCCCCCCGGACCTGGGAGGAAGCCGTCGCGGGCGGCGACGAGCCCGCCGTCTACCGGGGCCCCGCCACCCCGCTCGCCGCCGAACGCGCCCGCCAGACACGGATCGCCGTCGTCGGAGCCGTCACCGAGCGCTGGGCGCCCGAGCAGGCGGGCCCGGTCCACGAGAACTGGCAGCTCGCGCCCCCGATCGGCCCTTCCACCGACCTGTGGGCGCTCGGCGCCCTGCTCTACCGCGCCGTCCAGGGCCACGCCCCCTACCCCGAGGAGAACGCGGCCGAACTCGTCCAGATGGTGTGCGGGGAGCCGCCCGCCTTCGCGGAGGAGTGCGGCCCGCTGCGGCCCGTCGTCGAGTCGCTGCTGCGCCAGGACCCCACGGAGCGGCCGGACTTCGAGGAGCTGCGCGGCTGGCTGCGCTCGCTGGTGCGTTCCGCTCCGGAGCCGGAGGCGGGCGCCGACGTCGTGCCGCTGCCCGCGTCCGACGCCGCCCGGCTCCCCGTCGTACGCCGCCGGGGCGAGCTGGTCCGCCGGCGCTGGGGCCGCTTCGGCGGCGGCGCGGCGCACGGCAGGCACCGCCAGGGGAAGCGCCCGCCGCCGCCGGGACAGCGCGGCGGCGGCAAGCAGCGGGACCGGCAGGACTCGCTGCTGCCGCCCGACCGGTCCGTGCGCATGCCCGTGGAGACCTGGGAGGAGGAGCGCCCGGCCCGCGCACCGCGTGCGCCCAAGGGCCCCCGGGTCCTGCGGGAACCGCCGCGCCGGGGCGAGAAGTCCTCCTCCCCGCGCAGTCTGGGCCGCCTGCTGCTCGTCCTCATCCTGCTGCTGATGGCCGCCGCCGTCGCGTACGCGGTGATGTTCCTGCCGAAGCAGGAGACGGGCGAGGAGGGCGGAGCCCCGGGGACCTCACCCACCGGGTCCGCCGCACCGCCCGCCGCCTCGGGGGAGCCCGAGCCGCCCGCCTCGTCCACCGGGTCCGCCGATCCCGGCTCCCAGCAGCCGCAGACGAGCCGCTCGGCCATCGCGCTCGCCCCCGGCTACGCGCTCCGCAAGGACGCGGAGGGCTTCGAGGTCGGCGTACCGAAGGACTGGCAGCGCAGCCCCGCCAACGCGGACCGGCAGATCCGCTACGGCAGCGACGGGTTCACCCTCCTCGTGGTGCCCGGCCGGGACACGGTCAAGGCGGGGGGCCGCGACCCGCTGGACTACCAGCGGGACAAGGAGCCCGAGCTCCAGCCGTTCCGGGACTCCAGCTGGTCCTCCTCGTCCGGGCTGCGCCGGGTCGACGTCGGCCGGCAGGCCATGGCCGAGGGGCAGTTCACCTGGCAGGAGAGCGGCGGGCGCGAGGTGTTCGTCCGTAATCTCGCCATGATCGTCGACGGCAGGTACCACGTCATCCAGGTCATCGGGCCCGAGAGCGGCCGGGACAAGGTCACCGAGATCTACGAGCAGGCCATCGCCTCGTACCGGGTCACCTGACCACCGGTCACACCCGGGCACACCCGGCCGCGCGCGGGTCGTCGTCCGGCCGCGTGCGCCCGTGCTCCCGCCTGACCACACGTCATCCCCGCCGCCGCGCCCGGGATGTTGTGCGGTACCGGCAACCATCACAGTGCGGTCTCGTGGGCGATCCCCCGTTCCGCCTCACCGCTTCGCCTCCGTAATCTGGCAATTCGAGGAACGGGGCGGGGACATCACGTGGATCGATCACAGGGCACGGACACGGGTCTGGTGCTGGCGGGGCGCTACCGGCTGGGCGAGGTCCTCGGCCGGGGTGGCATGGGCAAGGTCTGGCGCGCCCACGACGAGGTGCTGCACCGCACGGTCGCCGTCAAGGAGTTGACCGCCGGGCTGTACGTCGCCGAGGCCGACCGGCTCGTCCTGCACGCCAGGACGCAGAAGGAGGCGCGGGCGGCGGCGCGCATCACGCACCCCGGCGTCGTCACCGTCCACGACGTGATCGAGTACGACAACCGCCCCTGGATCGTCATGCAGTACGTCGACGGGCCCTCGCTCGCCGACGCCGCCAAGGAGAGCGGCGAGGTCGCCCCGCGCGAGGCGGCCCGCATCGGGCTGCACGTGCTGAGCGCCCTGCGCGCCGCCCACGGCGCCGGGGTGCTGCACCGCGACGTCAAGCCGGGCAACGTCCTGCTGGCGCGCGACGGGCAGGTGCTGCTGACCGACTTCGGGATCGCCGCGATCGAGGGCGACTCCACCATCACCCGTACCGGCGAACTGGTCGGCTCCATCGACTACCTGGCGCCGGAACGGGTACGCGGCGGCGACCCGGGGCCGGCCTCCGACCTCTGGTCCCTGGGCGCGACGCTGTACACGGCGGTCGAGGGGACCTCCCCGTTCCGCCGCACGTCCCCGATCTCCACCATGCAGGCCGTCGTCACCGAGGAGCCGCCCGCCCCGGTCAACGCCGGTCCGCTCGGCGCCGTGATCACCGCGCTGCTCCGCAAGGACCCGGACGACCGGCCGACGGCCGCGCAGACCGAGCAGATGCTGCTGGACGCCATGGACGGCCGCGAACCCCGCGCCGCCCAGGCGCACGTGCCGACCCAGCGCTTCTCCGAGGACACCCGGTACGCCTACCAGGACGCGAACGGCGCGGGCGGCCCCAACGGCCCCGGCGGTCCCAACGGTCCTGGCGGCCCCAACGGCTCCGACGGCGCCACCGCCCGGCTGCCCGGAGCGGCCCTCTCCACGGCCGGACCTCCCGCCCCCGGCCCGGACTCCGCCGCCCCGGTCACCGGTCCCGCCTCCGCCCCGGTGGTCCGGCGCGCCGGGTCCCGGTGGCGCACGGTGCTCCTCGTGGTCGTCGCCGCCGCCGTCCTGGGGGGCGGGGCCGGGCTCTTCGCGATGAAGTACGGCGAGGGTTCGAAGGCCCCGGGCCCCGTCGGCGGCGGTACGGTCGCCGGCGGCACACCGTCCACGGAGCAGAGCTCCCCGGAGCCCGCCGCCCCCTCCGAGGGGACATCGGAGATACCCGACGGCTGGCACCGGGTCGACGACCCGGCGGGGTTCAGCCTGATCGTGCCGGAGGACTGGAAACGACAGATCCAGGACGGCCAGATCGACTACACGCCGGACGACGGGGCCCACCGGATCCGCATCAGCGTCGACCCGGACCCGGACTTCGGCCATCCGTATCTGCACATGGAGAACATGGAGGAGCAGCTCGCCGCGCGGCTGCCGGGCTATCAGCGGATCGGGATGGAGAAGAACACCTTCCGCGACCGGCCGGGCGCCCTCTGGGAGTTCACCTGGAACGAGACCAAGGACCACCCGGGGCCCCGGCACGGGATCGACCAGATGTACTACGGCGGTCCCGGCGGCCCCGAGTACGCGCTGTACCTGACGGCCCCGCAGGAGGGCTGGGAGGCCAGCCGCGAGAAGTTCGACATCATGCTGCGCAGCTGGAGCGCCCCGAAACCCCGGCAGTGAGCGCGGCGCCCGGGTGAGCGCCCGTTGCTCCGGCCCGGTCGCGAGACGGTCACGGCTCCGCATCCGGTGACCACCCCCGGTGGTACCGGGCCCGGCGCGTGATCCAGGATGGAGGACATGACAGATCACGGGGGATGGGCGAACCAGCCCACCAGCTACGGAATCCAGCCGCCGCAGACACCGGGCGGTTTCGGCGCGCCCCATTCCGCGCCCCATTCCGCCCCCCACCCCGCGCCTCATCCCGCGCCTCATCCCGCGCCCCCGGCGCACATTCCGTCCCCCACCGTCCGTGCGAGCGTCCCGGACAGTGCGGTGAACCGGCTGATCGGCGGGCGCTACCGGCTGCTCGCCCGGCTCGGGCACGGCGGCATGGGCACGGTGTGGCGGGCCCACGACGAGGTCGTCGACCGTGAGGTGGCCGTCAAGGAACCGCGCGTACCGGAACACCTCGGCGAGCGCGAGCACAGCATGGTGCACCAGCGCATGCAGCGCGAGGCGCGGGCCGCCGCCCGGATCGACCACCCCTCCGTCGTGACCGTCCACGACGTGGTCGTCGAGGACGGCAAGCCGTGGATCGTCATGGAGCTGGTGCGCGGCCCGTCGCTCGGCGACCGCCTCCAGGAAGGCACCCTGGACCCCCGCGAGGCGGCCAGGATCGGCCTCGCCGTGCTCGACGCGCTGATGGCCGCCCACGCGATCGGCATCCTGCACCGGGATGTCAAGCCGGACAACGTCATGCTCGGCACCGGCGACCGGGTCGTCCTCACCGACTTCGGGATCGCCCAGGTCGAGGGCGAACAGCAGCTCACCGAGACCGGCGCGTTCGTCGGCTCGCCCGAGTACATCTCACCGGAGCGGGTCCTCGGGCAGCGCCCCGGACCGGAGTCGGACCTGTGGTCGCTGGGCGTCGTGCTGTACGCGGCGGTCGAGGGGATGTCCCCGTACCGCCGCTCGCACACCCCGGCCACCCTCCAGGCCGTGCTGTCCGCCGAGCCGCAGGTGCCCGCCCGTGGCACGGGCGCGTTCGGCGCGCTCGTCATGCAGCTGCTCCGCAAGGACCCCGCCGCGCGCCCGCCGGCCGCCGAGGTCCGCCGGACGCTTCAGCAGCTGGCCTCGCCGGCCCCGGCGCAGGCGGCCTCCGTGTACGGGGCGGTCTCCGCAGGCGCAGGCGGGGGCGGCGGCAGCAAGTGGGTGCCGCCCGTC is a window from the Streptomyces sp. MMBL 11-1 genome containing:
- a CDS encoding protein kinase, encoding MDDYAGRVLADRYRLPLPPSDGYELAETRAFDTYSGQEVLVRQVPLPEIVDAEVLDADGQPSVSGRATGRAVRGGADPAVRRAIEAAQAAAQVPDHPRLDQVFDVFAEAGSLWIVSELVAARPLAALLAERPLTPYRAAEIGSDVLTALRVLHAHGWTHRNITVRTVLVCDDGRVMLTGLAAGAAEEALCGYAPGPAPDTDPVAGPTTYGIPAVDHAAPGEFGGFHALPPARSEAEHATDEGYGSVERYADDERYADDEEYADVEEYADVQEYADADGGEVREDGGGRAGRGLSVPSLPEGYVPRRDDSRADDRDGDRADDRDGDRADGRFGGPYDLPQGREAEPFGPHAGQEIVPRPAAPAVPYTAVPPPAEPGAASAAQLRAARAGAIAAYRAGARAAARVAEDRQQTDRAPADLTKSPPEGRPGANGGTEGGADEDGDTGVLPPQRPVPGAPSPDSLVAPRPAGPWGIPAEDPYDDEDDEDDEDGPRPAGRRVHLAGTWDDGPGARPVSAGGSGEDALRADSRRPGAQPPAPQQLARTAPRDGRTAPRTWEEAVAGGDEPAVYRGPATPLAAERARQTRIAVVGAVTERWAPEQAGPVHENWQLAPPIGPSTDLWALGALLYRAVQGHAPYPEENAAELVQMVCGEPPAFAEECGPLRPVVESLLRQDPTERPDFEELRGWLRSLVRSAPEPEAGADVVPLPASDAARLPVVRRRGELVRRRWGRFGGGAAHGRHRQGKRPPPPGQRGGGKQRDRQDSLLPPDRSVRMPVETWEEERPARAPRAPKGPRVLREPPRRGEKSSSPRSLGRLLLVLILLLMAAAVAYAVMFLPKQETGEEGGAPGTSPTGSAAPPAASGEPEPPASSTGSADPGSQQPQTSRSAIALAPGYALRKDAEGFEVGVPKDWQRSPANADRQIRYGSDGFTLLVVPGRDTVKAGGRDPLDYQRDKEPELQPFRDSSWSSSSGLRRVDVGRQAMAEGQFTWQESGGREVFVRNLAMIVDGRYHVIQVIGPESGRDKVTEIYEQAIASYRVT
- a CDS encoding serine/threonine-protein kinase, whose amino-acid sequence is MDRSQGTDTGLVLAGRYRLGEVLGRGGMGKVWRAHDEVLHRTVAVKELTAGLYVAEADRLVLHARTQKEARAAARITHPGVVTVHDVIEYDNRPWIVMQYVDGPSLADAAKESGEVAPREAARIGLHVLSALRAAHGAGVLHRDVKPGNVLLARDGQVLLTDFGIAAIEGDSTITRTGELVGSIDYLAPERVRGGDPGPASDLWSLGATLYTAVEGTSPFRRTSPISTMQAVVTEEPPAPVNAGPLGAVITALLRKDPDDRPTAAQTEQMLLDAMDGREPRAAQAHVPTQRFSEDTRYAYQDANGAGGPNGPGGPNGPGGPNGSDGATARLPGAALSTAGPPAPGPDSAAPVTGPASAPVVRRAGSRWRTVLLVVVAAAVLGGGAGLFAMKYGEGSKAPGPVGGGTVAGGTPSTEQSSPEPAAPSEGTSEIPDGWHRVDDPAGFSLIVPEDWKRQIQDGQIDYTPDDGAHRIRISVDPDPDFGHPYLHMENMEEQLAARLPGYQRIGMEKNTFRDRPGALWEFTWNETKDHPGPRHGIDQMYYGGPGGPEYALYLTAPQEGWEASREKFDIMLRSWSAPKPRQ
- a CDS encoding serine/threonine-protein kinase; amino-acid sequence: MTDHGGWANQPTSYGIQPPQTPGGFGAPHSAPHSAPHPAPHPAPHPAPPAHIPSPTVRASVPDSAVNRLIGGRYRLLARLGHGGMGTVWRAHDEVVDREVAVKEPRVPEHLGEREHSMVHQRMQREARAAARIDHPSVVTVHDVVVEDGKPWIVMELVRGPSLGDRLQEGTLDPREAARIGLAVLDALMAAHAIGILHRDVKPDNVMLGTGDRVVLTDFGIAQVEGEQQLTETGAFVGSPEYISPERVLGQRPGPESDLWSLGVVLYAAVEGMSPYRRSHTPATLQAVLSAEPQVPARGTGAFGALVMQLLRKDPAARPPAAEVRRTLQQLASPAPAQAASVYGAVSAGAGGGGGSKWVPPVLHRNRVAQFALGGGALAVAASLVLILLNPFAGDGPPEGWQVRPENEVLSADVAVPEEYKRVQEDGDAELVWYADPSGVFEISFWHRDPKSDDSMDDDDPGVDPKARKEFYEKGSQSSTRMEEASVAYNDATHEGRKAVEMTTEFVPYPSSGDDPVRYRYRELLIPGKKTDDPYWHVRVRMPAKGEAAKDGDAIFTEVTDGLKIHAS